One Desulfomonile tiedjei genomic window carries:
- a CDS encoding transposase: MLEFEERSFVANAIKHFASERYDLLAHVVMDGHVYVLVMPVERFSPQEIVHSWKSYTANRLQREFGRIGVIWQREYFDWIIRGDRELVEKANYILDNPFRSWPELKEYKWVG; the protein is encoded by the coding sequence TTGCTCGAATTCGAGGAAAGATCGTTCGTAGCAAATGCGATTAAGCATTTCGCCTCAGAGCGCTATGATTTGTTGGCACATGTGGTGATGGATGGTCACGTGTATGTTCTAGTGATGCCTGTGGAACGATTCTCCCCGCAGGAAATCGTCCACAGTTGGAAATCATATACCGCCAACCGACTACAACGAGAATTCGGAAGAATCGGGGTAATTTGGCAGAGGGAATACTTCGATTGGATAATCCGAGGTGACCGTGAACTGGTGGAGAAGGCCAATTATATTCTGGACAACCCTTTCAGGAGTTGGCCCGAACTTAAGGAATACAAGTGGGTTGGATAA
- a CDS encoding MerR family transcriptional regulator, with the protein MAIAIPEKQYFKIGEVSEILDVEPYVLRYWESEFKILKPTRTRARQRLYHKKDLELLMEIKHLLYDEKFTIAGAKKRLQEMKKQSSAERKAKKPAKPVRGKEEVGEVEFKSNNSPPVSQSSDYKDILIEIKKELKELRAILEG; encoded by the coding sequence ATGGCTATCGCAATTCCGGAGAAACAGTATTTCAAAATCGGTGAAGTAAGTGAAATCCTTGATGTGGAGCCGTACGTTCTGAGGTACTGGGAGTCAGAGTTCAAGATCCTAAAACCAACCCGGACCAGAGCCCGGCAGCGCCTTTATCACAAAAAGGACTTGGAACTCCTTATGGAGATCAAGCATCTCCTTTATGATGAAAAGTTTACCATCGCGGGTGCGAAGAAACGCCTGCAAGAGATGAAAAAACAGTCATCCGCGGAAAGGAAGGCCAAGAAACCGGCCAAGCCTGTCAGAGGCAAGGAAGAGGTTGGAGAGGTCGAATTCAAATCGAACAATTCTCCTCCGGTTTCGCAGTCCTCCGACTACAAGGACATACTGATAGAGATCAAGAAAGAGCTTAAAGAACTAAGGGCTATCCTGGAAGGGTAA
- a CDS encoding phenylalanine--tRNA ligase subunit beta, which yields MLVSYNWLKEFVEIDQSAEEIAELLTMAGIEVEAVNHVGRGLDKVVTAKIEGITPHPASEKMSLARISLGSREIEVVCAAPNIRVGQIVPYAGPGTVLPSGLEIAEREIKGISSPGMLCSEKELDLGDDASGILVLEEGVKTGVPLPDALPFIEDTMLEISVTPNRGDCLSVLGIAREVGALTDRPWKIPDFPLEEGPVKIQDRASIEVPDYDLCPRYVARMVEGVTIKASPFDIRLRLSRCGIRPISNVVDATNLICLECGQPLHAFDYSFLQDAKIVVRRCDAGETFVTLDGVERKLPENALMIRDGRKSVALAGIMGGLNSEIKDDTSSVLVESACFERFGIRRTAKALGMSTEASFRMERGVDPEGSLWAAHRVAYLIHRLAGGTILAGHLDVYHVPIARPKVLLRVDKANELLGTDLSSKQMSGYLQRLGLNVEAEGTPNLQAIPPSWRWDLEREVDLAEEVARVHGFQNIPLSMPSYQSAPDRTGQHQERIRRAAELMNASGYTEVVTMSFVSKEAAKEFATRDPAGATLDLINPLSEDYAVMRTSLIPGLLASMKRNVNFRWEDLKLYELGKVFALIPGQELPREDLVLAGLATGARHAELWNVSREDELDFYDVKGALENLCAGLGVSEPTFVPSKIPFLHPGKSADLVLSGATIGFVGELAPSKMRDHDLARKVHIFEILLEPLFIQSRKERVFSPLPRYPYIERDLSIIVERNCSGDNIKHLISHLGHDIIASVILFDLYQGESIPEGRQSMAFRIRYQSEDRTLTDEEVQEVHDGIVQALINDLGATMRE from the coding sequence ATGCTCGTCAGCTACAATTGGCTGAAAGAGTTCGTGGAAATCGATCAATCCGCGGAAGAGATAGCAGAACTGCTTACCATGGCCGGAATCGAGGTCGAAGCGGTCAACCATGTGGGCCGAGGCCTGGATAAGGTCGTAACGGCCAAGATAGAAGGAATTACACCGCATCCCGCGTCCGAAAAGATGAGCCTGGCGCGTATCAGCCTGGGAAGCCGCGAAATCGAAGTGGTCTGCGCCGCGCCCAATATTCGCGTGGGCCAGATAGTCCCTTACGCAGGTCCGGGGACGGTCCTTCCTTCGGGCCTTGAAATAGCCGAGCGCGAGATTAAAGGGATCTCTTCCCCGGGGATGCTCTGTTCTGAAAAGGAACTGGATTTGGGCGACGATGCCTCGGGCATCCTGGTGCTGGAAGAAGGCGTCAAGACGGGTGTTCCGTTGCCTGATGCGCTGCCCTTCATAGAAGACACGATGCTCGAGATTTCCGTTACTCCTAATCGAGGGGATTGTCTTTCCGTGCTCGGAATTGCCAGAGAAGTCGGCGCCCTGACAGATAGGCCGTGGAAGATCCCCGATTTTCCTCTGGAAGAAGGGCCTGTCAAAATCCAAGACCGAGCCAGCATAGAAGTTCCTGATTATGACCTCTGTCCGCGTTATGTGGCCCGTATGGTGGAAGGGGTAACTATCAAAGCGTCGCCCTTTGACATTCGCCTGCGCCTTTCCCGGTGCGGGATACGACCCATATCCAACGTTGTGGATGCCACTAACCTGATTTGCCTTGAATGCGGCCAGCCGTTGCACGCGTTTGACTACTCGTTCCTCCAGGATGCAAAAATCGTTGTACGAAGGTGCGACGCGGGAGAAACCTTTGTCACCCTCGACGGCGTGGAACGAAAGCTCCCGGAGAATGCGCTCATGATACGGGACGGGCGCAAGTCAGTGGCTCTGGCAGGTATAATGGGCGGGCTGAATTCTGAGATAAAAGACGACACATCTTCAGTCCTTGTTGAAAGTGCATGTTTCGAGAGATTTGGAATTCGGAGGACTGCTAAAGCCTTGGGCATGTCCACGGAGGCGTCATTCCGCATGGAGCGTGGCGTGGACCCCGAGGGAAGTCTATGGGCGGCTCACCGAGTGGCATATCTGATACATAGACTGGCCGGCGGGACGATCCTTGCCGGACACCTCGACGTATACCACGTTCCCATTGCGAGGCCGAAGGTTCTTCTCAGGGTCGATAAAGCGAATGAGCTGTTGGGCACAGACCTGTCGTCCAAGCAGATGTCCGGGTACCTTCAGCGTCTGGGCCTAAATGTGGAAGCGGAAGGAACGCCGAATCTCCAAGCGATACCACCTTCTTGGCGCTGGGACCTGGAAAGGGAAGTAGACCTGGCCGAAGAGGTTGCAAGGGTCCACGGGTTCCAGAATATACCGCTGAGCATGCCGTCGTACCAGTCAGCTCCGGACAGAACCGGGCAGCATCAAGAGCGAATTCGCCGGGCCGCCGAGCTGATGAACGCCTCGGGGTACACCGAGGTCGTCACAATGTCATTCGTGTCCAAAGAGGCTGCAAAAGAGTTTGCCACGAGGGACCCGGCAGGCGCGACATTGGATCTGATCAATCCGTTGTCGGAAGATTACGCGGTGATGAGGACGTCTCTGATCCCAGGGTTGCTCGCATCCATGAAAAGGAATGTAAATTTCAGGTGGGAAGACCTGAAGCTCTACGAACTTGGCAAGGTCTTCGCCTTAATTCCAGGCCAGGAGCTTCCCAGGGAAGATCTGGTTCTGGCTGGACTGGCTACGGGCGCACGTCATGCGGAGTTGTGGAACGTTTCCAGAGAGGATGAGCTGGACTTCTACGATGTAAAAGGCGCGTTGGAAAACCTCTGTGCTGGCCTCGGAGTGTCGGAACCGACATTTGTCCCTTCCAAGATTCCATTTCTCCATCCAGGAAAATCTGCCGACCTGGTGCTGTCTGGTGCGACCATCGGATTTGTGGGCGAGCTGGCCCCATCCAAGATGCGCGACCACGATTTGGCCCGAAAGGTACATATTTTTGAGATTCTCCTGGAGCCTCTGTTTATTCAAAGCCGCAAGGAAAGAGTTTTCAGTCCGCTTCCTCGCTACCCTTATATCGAAAGGGACTTATCAATTATCGTTGAAAGAAATTGTTCAGGGGATAACATTAAACACTTGATTTCACATCTTGGGCATGATATTATTGCCTCCGTGATCTTATTCGATTTGTATCAAGGAGAATCGATTCCGGAGGGGCGCCAAAGTATGGCCTTCCGGATACGATATCAGTCCGAGGATCGGACGCTGACCGACGAGGAAGTTCAAGAGGTGCACGACGGCATCGTGCAAGCCCTGATCAACGATCTGGGCGCAACGATGCGGGAATAA
- the pheS gene encoding phenylalanine--tRNA ligase subunit alpha encodes MKDHLEKLREKNLDLISGIKDEKILAEAKVRVLGRKGELTSVLRGLKDLDPEERSKLGQLANQIKAELEDQFSQAEEAIRQEAERQKLVSEFIDVTLPGRRSILGRSHILHRVTDELIEVFRGLGFQLAEGPEVELDYYNFEALNIPKDHPARDMQDTFYFSDNVVLRTHTSPVQIRTMEKQKPPVRVICPGKVYRRDADITHSPMFMQVEGLWVDRGISLADLKGVLTAFVHEYFGEKVALRFRPSFFPFTEPSAEVDIQCVICGGSGCRTCSSTGWLEILGSGMVDPELYRFVNYDPEIYTGFAFGMGVERIAMLKYGIPDIRTFYENDMRFLSQL; translated from the coding sequence ATGAAAGATCATCTTGAAAAGCTCAGAGAAAAGAATTTGGACCTCATTAGTGGCATTAAGGACGAAAAGATCTTGGCTGAGGCCAAGGTCCGCGTGCTTGGCCGCAAAGGCGAGTTGACTTCGGTGCTCCGCGGGCTGAAAGACCTTGACCCGGAAGAGCGCTCCAAACTGGGCCAGTTGGCCAACCAGATCAAAGCCGAGCTGGAAGACCAATTCAGTCAGGCCGAGGAAGCCATTCGCCAAGAGGCCGAACGCCAAAAACTGGTGTCCGAGTTCATCGACGTGACTCTTCCGGGTCGGCGGTCCATTCTCGGGCGCAGCCATATCCTCCACAGAGTCACCGATGAGCTTATCGAGGTGTTCAGAGGGCTCGGTTTCCAGTTGGCGGAAGGTCCGGAAGTAGAGCTTGATTATTACAACTTCGAGGCCCTGAACATCCCCAAGGACCACCCGGCTAGGGACATGCAGGATACTTTCTACTTTTCGGACAATGTGGTGCTCAGAACGCACACTTCTCCAGTCCAAATCCGAACGATGGAGAAGCAAAAGCCGCCGGTTAGGGTAATTTGCCCGGGCAAAGTTTATCGCCGCGACGCGGACATCACTCATTCCCCGATGTTCATGCAAGTCGAGGGCCTGTGGGTGGACCGCGGGATCTCACTCGCGGACCTCAAGGGCGTCCTCACGGCTTTCGTGCACGAGTACTTCGGGGAGAAAGTGGCTCTGCGTTTTCGCCCCAGTTTCTTTCCATTCACGGAGCCTTCCGCGGAGGTGGACATACAGTGTGTGATCTGCGGGGGCAGCGGCTGTAGGACTTGTTCTTCCACCGGTTGGCTGGAAATCCTGGGTTCGGGAATGGTCGACCCCGAACTCTACCGGTTCGTGAACTACGATCCGGAGATATACACCGGTTTTGCCTTCGGCATGGGCGTCGAAAGGATTGCGATGCTCAAGTACGGGATACCGGACATCAGGACCTTCTATGAGAACGATATGAGATTTCTCAGTCAGCTATGA
- the rplT gene encoding 50S ribosomal protein L20: MPRARCAPASRARRKKILKAAKGFVGGRSRTLKQAKETLERALCYAYRDRRTRKRDFRRLWITRISAAARTNGLPYNRLIEGLKKAQIALDRKILADLAVSDPVAFTSITQQARAALEA; encoded by the coding sequence ATGCCTAGAGCACGATGTGCCCCCGCCAGCAGAGCGAGGCGAAAGAAAATTCTCAAGGCTGCCAAGGGCTTCGTGGGCGGTCGTAGCAGAACCTTGAAGCAGGCCAAAGAGACCCTCGAACGAGCCCTATGCTATGCTTACCGCGACCGTCGAACAAGAAAGCGGGACTTTCGGCGCCTCTGGATAACCAGAATAAGCGCTGCTGCCAGAACAAACGGACTGCCGTACAACCGGTTGATAGAGGGACTCAAGAAGGCCCAAATCGCCCTGGACAGAAAGATCCTCGCAGATTTGGCCGTCTCAGATCCCGTGGCCTTTACCAGCATAACTCAGCAGGCCAGGGCAGCTCTGGAGGCTTAA
- the rpmI gene encoding 50S ribosomal protein L35 encodes MPKLKTCRGAAKRFTVLKSGKIKRKKAYHSHILTSKSTKRKRGLRQGAFIDASDSVNVKRLLPYA; translated from the coding sequence ATGCCGAAGCTAAAAACATGCCGCGGCGCGGCAAAAAGATTTACCGTGCTGAAAAGCGGAAAGATCAAGAGAAAGAAGGCTTACCATAGCCACATTCTGACCAGCAAGTCCACCAAGCGGAAAAGAGGGCTCAGGCAAGGCGCTTTTATAGACGCCAGCGATTCGGTGAATGTCAAGAGGCTCTTGCCTTACGCGTAG
- a CDS encoding discoidin domain-containing protein codes for MTEPRHSAETPSSTTESAAARVSPPSESKGISGKKSGWQRGLVRFVLAALYILFLAVVVLALLAAMEYYAYMQVKASPVGQAYKNKSLELARQSSQVVAPQYGYEPTPGFVAVRDTHLGNSYEYINDENFKDFESVPLEKPDDEYRIIVTGGSVVYGRGPVPPADRVADFYEVTFRWNIPHLIQEILNADPRVREKISGKKVRAINAGVPGYVYQNNLMRYLAKLRLYRPDLVVALDGANEVHTVARPLKDWNYFSEGQYFQVVTDVMDMGSKGLTNYLTLWLKRNTYFFTWLALRRQEGPGTLMEEVGIAAHPQDATPEMIEYRNKNIAQVADVAAIYHKTLETDRVPHVLALQPMFRNCKKKRTPMEDRIEAVTGMQKVGFYDAADTYNKLVEQVTKRCREENFEVADLTGIFDSTKGWVFTDWCHLTNGANYVIAKELANLVKTRIMGLPLEGSDILHNPPDSYLEDYSKDAKVLVNNRPADEGLHILKGYPGANILEVAPSEGGGARAVVLDLGSVVPISRLRIVWADDQAVPAEWRLEMSEDGKAWKDWISVSATRTDGYDQWPGYEHYSRQEMPARYVRYVPSGEAEKKAIRLRQLSLFR; via the coding sequence ATGACTGAACCTCGCCACTCTGCGGAAACGCCTTCCTCGACGACGGAGTCCGCTGCGGCGCGGGTATCGCCTCCGTCCGAATCGAAAGGCATTAGTGGAAAAAAGAGCGGCTGGCAGCGCGGTCTGGTTCGGTTCGTCCTGGCGGCCCTTTATATATTGTTTCTGGCTGTTGTCGTATTGGCGCTCCTGGCCGCTATGGAATACTACGCGTATATGCAGGTCAAGGCCTCTCCTGTGGGACAGGCATACAAGAACAAAAGCCTGGAATTGGCTCGCCAGAGTTCGCAAGTTGTCGCTCCGCAATATGGTTACGAACCCACTCCCGGTTTTGTCGCGGTGCGTGACACCCACTTGGGGAACTCTTACGAGTACATAAACGACGAGAACTTCAAAGACTTTGAAAGCGTTCCGCTCGAGAAGCCGGACGATGAGTATCGGATCATCGTGACCGGCGGATCGGTGGTGTACGGCCGAGGACCTGTTCCGCCCGCAGACAGGGTGGCCGATTTTTACGAAGTTACGTTCAGATGGAACATCCCGCACCTGATCCAGGAAATCCTCAACGCGGACCCGCGTGTCCGTGAGAAGATCAGCGGCAAAAAGGTTAGAGCCATTAACGCTGGTGTGCCCGGATACGTGTATCAGAACAACCTGATGCGATATCTGGCAAAACTCCGGCTGTACCGGCCGGACCTCGTGGTGGCCCTGGACGGCGCAAATGAAGTCCATACAGTGGCCCGTCCCTTAAAGGATTGGAACTACTTCTCGGAAGGGCAATATTTCCAGGTAGTCACTGACGTGATGGATATGGGCAGCAAGGGGCTGACGAACTACCTGACGTTGTGGCTGAAGAGGAATACGTATTTTTTTACCTGGCTTGCTCTGCGCCGACAAGAGGGGCCCGGCACCCTGATGGAAGAAGTGGGGATTGCTGCACATCCGCAAGACGCCACTCCGGAAATGATCGAATACAGGAACAAAAACATTGCGCAAGTGGCGGATGTTGCAGCGATTTACCACAAAACGCTCGAGACTGACCGAGTGCCCCATGTGCTCGCGTTGCAGCCGATGTTCCGTAACTGCAAGAAGAAGCGCACCCCCATGGAGGACAGGATAGAAGCGGTCACGGGGATGCAGAAAGTAGGCTTCTATGACGCGGCCGACACGTACAACAAACTGGTGGAACAGGTAACCAAGAGATGCCGGGAAGAAAACTTCGAAGTCGCTGACCTTACCGGTATTTTTGATAGCACCAAAGGGTGGGTTTTCACGGACTGGTGTCATCTGACCAACGGCGCGAATTACGTGATAGCAAAAGAGTTGGCCAACCTCGTAAAGACACGCATAATGGGGCTGCCTCTCGAAGGGAGCGACATTCTTCATAATCCCCCGGATTCGTACCTGGAGGATTACTCCAAGGATGCGAAGGTCCTTGTCAACAACCGTCCAGCTGATGAAGGCTTGCATATCTTGAAGGGATACCCCGGGGCTAACATCCTTGAGGTGGCTCCCTCCGAGGGAGGCGGAGCGCGTGCGGTCGTCCTGGATCTAGGATCCGTGGTCCCGATTTCCAGGCTAAGGATAGTGTGGGCAGATGACCAGGCGGTGCCGGCCGAGTGGCGGTTGGAAATGTCCGAGGACGGTAAGGCGTGGAAGGATTGGATTAGCGTAAGTGCGACCCGGACGGATGGATACGACCAATGGCCGGGTTATGAACACTACTCCCGGCAGGAAATGCCGGCCCGATATGTGCGTTACGTTCCTTCAGGGGAAGCCGAAAAAAAGGCTATCCGTTTGCGGCAGCTCAGTCTCTTCCGATGA
- a CDS encoding carbamoyltransferase, which translates to MNILGISAYYHDSAACLVRDGKIFAAAQQERFSRVKHDHRFPHDAVAYCLKEAGIKANDLDYVVFYDKPFIKFERILETYLSYAPRGLASFILAMPLWLKQKLHLPKLIRKSLDYEGKILFPEHHESHAASAFFPSPYQRAAFLTMDGVGEWTTTSFGVGEGNKIRIDYEIQFPHSLGLLYSAFTYFTGFKVNSGEYKVMGLAPYGEPKYVDVILKELIDIKEDGSFKLNMDYFTYPYGLTMTGRAFEKTFDGPARKPESKLTQREMDLAKSIQVVTEEVMIRTARHIHKLTGEKHLCLAGGVALNCVGNGRILRESPFEDIWIQPAAGDAGGALGAALFVWHQLLNNGRVVDDVHDLQMGSYLGPSYSEAEIKEFLDSRGYPYEYIADGNLPGVVADLIAQEKVIGWLQGRMEFGPRALGARSIIGDARSAKMQSQMNLKIKYRESFRPFAPSVLMEEVDKYFELDRPSPYMLLVAYVDEKIRREMNDEEQRLWGIDQLNVVRSDVPAITHVDYSARIQTVHKETNPVYHEMIEAFRQKTGCPVIVNTSFNVRGEPIVMSPEHAYLCFMRTEMDYLVLGPFVLDKTKQPKLKDDTDWRSQYELD; encoded by the coding sequence ATGAATATATTGGGAATTTCAGCTTATTATCATGACAGCGCCGCATGCCTGGTTCGGGACGGCAAGATCTTTGCCGCGGCCCAACAGGAGCGTTTCTCGAGAGTCAAGCACGACCACCGCTTCCCTCATGACGCGGTAGCCTACTGCTTGAAGGAAGCCGGAATCAAGGCCAATGATCTTGATTACGTCGTGTTCTACGACAAACCCTTTATAAAGTTCGAGAGAATCCTGGAAACGTACCTGTCTTATGCCCCTCGCGGTCTGGCCTCCTTCATTCTGGCCATGCCCCTGTGGCTCAAACAGAAGCTCCACCTTCCCAAACTCATCCGGAAAAGCCTGGATTACGAGGGCAAGATCCTCTTTCCCGAACACCACGAATCCCACGCCGCGAGCGCTTTCTTCCCTTCTCCGTACCAAAGGGCCGCGTTTCTTACCATGGACGGAGTCGGCGAATGGACCACCACGAGTTTCGGGGTAGGGGAGGGGAACAAAATCCGCATTGATTACGAGATCCAGTTTCCCCATTCGCTGGGGCTCTTGTATTCCGCGTTTACGTATTTCACCGGCTTCAAAGTGAATTCCGGAGAATACAAGGTTATGGGCCTTGCGCCATATGGTGAGCCGAAATACGTCGATGTCATACTCAAGGAGTTGATCGACATTAAGGAAGACGGTTCATTCAAGCTGAACATGGACTACTTCACGTACCCGTACGGCTTGACCATGACGGGACGGGCATTTGAAAAAACCTTCGACGGCCCGGCGAGAAAGCCGGAGAGCAAGCTGACTCAGCGCGAAATGGACCTGGCGAAGTCGATTCAGGTTGTTACCGAAGAGGTGATGATCCGCACCGCGCGGCACATACACAAGCTTACCGGTGAGAAACACCTGTGCCTCGCGGGTGGTGTCGCTCTGAATTGTGTGGGTAACGGCCGGATTCTCAGGGAGAGCCCGTTCGAGGACATATGGATTCAGCCTGCTGCCGGAGACGCAGGTGGCGCACTGGGAGCCGCCTTGTTCGTATGGCACCAGCTCCTGAACAATGGCAGAGTAGTGGACGATGTTCATGACCTTCAGATGGGCTCGTACCTGGGGCCGTCGTACTCTGAGGCCGAGATAAAGGAATTCCTCGATTCCAGAGGGTACCCGTACGAATACATCGCGGACGGAAACCTGCCAGGCGTTGTGGCGGACTTGATAGCGCAGGAAAAGGTCATCGGATGGTTGCAAGGCCGGATGGAGTTCGGCCCTCGAGCGCTCGGCGCCAGATCCATCATAGGCGATGCACGCAGCGCCAAGATGCAGTCCCAGATGAACCTCAAGATCAAGTATCGTGAGAGTTTCAGGCCTTTTGCGCCGTCGGTATTGATGGAAGAGGTCGACAAGTATTTCGAATTGGACCGGCCCTCACCGTATATGCTTTTGGTGGCATATGTGGACGAAAAGATCCGGCGCGAAATGAACGATGAAGAACAGAGACTGTGGGGCATCGATCAGCTTAACGTAGTGCGTTCCGACGTGCCCGCGATCACCCATGTGGACTATTCCGCGCGGATCCAGACGGTTCACAAGGAGACTAATCCTGTGTATCATGAGATGATCGAGGCGTTTAGGCAAAAGACAGGGTGTCCCGTGATCGTCAACACCTCTTTCAACGTGCGCGGGGAACCCATTGTCATGAGCCCTGAACACGCGTATCTTTGTTTCATGAGGACAGAGATGGATTATCTGGTGCTAGGGCCGTTTGTCCTGGACAAAACCAAGCAGCCCAAGCTAAAGGATGACACGGACTGGAGAAGCCAATACGAACTCGACTGA
- a CDS encoding discoidin domain-containing protein, translating to MSKEKSQDHPESPGEAIKPDQSLEQASARQASSQRKGLLKRFVLPVVKVPLYLVFVAGSVVLILLGIEWLAEQMLRRTYLGDVYAKNFSMARRDFTRPVSHYDYDFVPGVCLEYNTLKGNRYEYANNAGFREPRDLAVEKPENEFRIFLVGGSTAYGLGATGEVAQAMDYYGLEYRETISHMMEMILNATTPIPGKTIRVYNTAVWGYAYQHHLMRHVTKLRRYRPDLVVSLDGANEIPLVSKLDPDWQYFREGQFANILQAIFAYDQPGLSSYLTLWLKNNTFLMTYLWSGKDIFQELNTEVHHHKGVMNQQVKPNSPEKSVEEMSRIADRNIGEVVRVVEDYHSVLENDGVRHIFALQPWFYLSKKPLDDREKALASVKGYRHYYGVPSDKMYQLIVEKIKQSAAKKQYFVADFSDYFDDVSEWVFTDWCHLTAGANYLVAKELSNLVKQHILGRSLSDGDRVVEKDSHFWDLAASATVAYAPAADLPDNGPKNMFSGYPGELLYSSRPLAPEEKLEVVLDLGRTFPVSRVRLVWADDTSVPEEWAVEASTDEKNWQPVARGDRKQTDRFSRWPGFEYYGAEPVEARFLRYRPMTKGQRVIKLRSWSVFR from the coding sequence ATGAGTAAGGAAAAGAGCCAAGATCATCCGGAATCACCCGGAGAAGCAATAAAGCCGGACCAAAGCCTGGAGCAAGCGTCGGCGAGACAGGCCTCTTCACAGCGAAAGGGCTTGTTGAAAAGATTTGTCTTGCCTGTGGTAAAGGTTCCTCTTTACCTGGTGTTCGTTGCCGGGTCGGTCGTTCTGATTTTGTTGGGCATAGAATGGCTGGCTGAGCAGATGTTGCGCCGCACTTACCTGGGCGACGTATATGCCAAGAATTTCTCTATGGCACGCCGCGATTTCACGCGGCCTGTTTCTCATTACGACTACGATTTCGTCCCCGGCGTGTGCCTGGAGTACAATACGCTCAAAGGCAACCGCTACGAATACGCCAATAATGCAGGATTTCGCGAGCCAAGGGACCTTGCGGTAGAAAAGCCCGAGAATGAGTTCCGCATCTTTCTTGTGGGAGGATCGACAGCTTACGGGTTGGGAGCAACCGGGGAGGTTGCTCAGGCCATGGATTATTACGGGCTGGAATATCGTGAGACCATCTCCCACATGATGGAAATGATCCTCAACGCGACGACCCCAATCCCGGGAAAGACAATTCGAGTATACAACACAGCGGTATGGGGTTACGCGTATCAACATCATCTGATGCGCCATGTGACCAAGCTGCGCCGATATAGGCCGGACCTGGTGGTTTCTCTGGACGGGGCAAATGAAATCCCGCTGGTAAGCAAGCTTGACCCGGATTGGCAGTATTTCCGGGAAGGTCAGTTTGCCAATATCCTTCAGGCGATCTTCGCATACGATCAGCCGGGCTTGTCCTCCTACCTCACCCTGTGGCTGAAGAACAACACCTTCCTGATGACCTACCTCTGGTCCGGCAAGGATATTTTCCAGGAACTTAATACCGAAGTGCACCATCACAAAGGTGTAATGAATCAACAGGTAAAACCGAATTCACCCGAGAAGTCGGTCGAGGAGATGTCTCGGATTGCGGACCGCAACATCGGAGAAGTGGTGCGCGTTGTGGAAGACTATCACAGCGTGTTGGAAAACGACGGTGTACGGCACATATTCGCGTTGCAGCCCTGGTTTTATTTGAGCAAGAAGCCACTGGACGACAGAGAAAAAGCCTTGGCCTCCGTCAAAGGATACCGGCATTACTATGGCGTGCCCTCGGACAAGATGTATCAGTTAATTGTTGAAAAGATTAAACAAAGCGCCGCAAAAAAGCAGTACTTTGTCGCCGACTTCTCCGATTATTTTGACGATGTCTCCGAGTGGGTTTTCACTGATTGGTGCCACCTCACTGCCGGAGCGAATTACCTTGTCGCCAAGGAGTTGTCGAATCTTGTCAAACAGCATATCTTGGGCCGCAGCTTGAGCGACGGCGATCGAGTCGTAGAAAAAGATTCCCATTTCTGGGACCTGGCAGCGTCGGCAACGGTTGCCTATGCGCCTGCGGCAGATCTGCCGGACAATGGGCCAAAAAATATGTTTTCCGGTTATCCCGGAGAATTGCTATATTCCTCCCGGCCCTTGGCTCCCGAGGAGAAGCTTGAGGTGGTTCTGGACCTCGGCCGGACATTCCCTGTGAGTCGCGTGAGGCTTGTGTGGGCCGATGACACCTCGGTTCCGGAAGAATGGGCCGTGGAAGCCTCGACTGACGAGAAAAACTGGCAGCCCGTCGCAAGGGGTGATCGAAAGCAGACAGACAGGTTTTCGCGGTGGCCCGGCTTCGAATACTACGGCGCGGAGCCTGTTGAAGCCCGTTTCTTGCGGTACAGGCCGATGACTAAGGGTCAGAGAGTCATTAAACTAAGATCGTGGAGTGTCTTCCGGTAG
- a CDS encoding type II toxin-antitoxin system RelE/ParE family toxin yields the protein MDSLESETHARISKAILELESNTRPSGCTKLSAGNGYRIRVGKYRVIYTVDDSDRVVEIVGVRLRDKAY from the coding sequence ATGGATTCATTGGAATCCGAGACTCATGCCCGAATATCAAAGGCCATACTGGAACTGGAGTCCAATACTAGGCCTTCCGGATGCACAAAGCTTAGTGCCGGAAACGGTTATAGAATAAGGGTGGGAAAATATCGCGTGATCTATACAGTCGATGATTCCGACCGAGTCGTCGAAATTGTCGGGGTGAGGCTTCGCGATAAAGCTTATTAA